A genomic stretch from Patescibacteria group bacterium includes:
- a CDS encoding metal-dependent hydrolase, whose amino-acid sequence MFIAHLPAGYLLTRWIQDRTKVRSFLWIGLVASIFPDIDILYFYFIDHRQTLHHEYWTHVPIVWLAILGVCASLALLLRNRKAMVIVGIVFSNIMLHFVLDTFVGGIAWLYPFSDKVSFLVTVPATQAFWVWSFLLHWTFLAEIAIIVAACIKLRSDWVMRSAVA is encoded by the coding sequence ATGTTCATCGCGCATTTGCCTGCCGGCTATTTGCTGACACGTTGGATCCAGGATAGGACAAAGGTTCGTTCGTTCCTTTGGATCGGGTTAGTGGCAAGCATTTTTCCCGACATCGACATCTTATATTTCTATTTTATCGATCATCGTCAAACGCTCCATCATGAATATTGGACGCATGTGCCGATCGTCTGGCTCGCCATTTTGGGGGTCTGTGCCTCGCTCGCCCTCCTCTTGAGGAATCGGAAGGCGATGGTGATTGTTGGCATCGTGTTCTCAAACATAATGCTCCACTTTGTTCTCGACACATTCGTAGGCGGTATCGCTTGGCTATACCCTTTTTCAGACAAGGTGTCTTTTCTCGTAACGGTTCCAGCTACGCAGGCATTCTGGGTATGGAGTTTCTTGCTTCATTGGACGTTCTTGGCGGAAATTGCCATCATTGTGGCCGCCTGCATCAAGTTGAGGAGCGACTGGGTAATGCGGTCCGCAGTGGCCTGA